One genomic segment of Rivularia sp. PCC 7116 includes these proteins:
- a CDS encoding aminotransferase class V-fold PLP-dependent enzyme: MTSISAKQTTLHQYRQEFPALANKAYFNFGGQGPMPSSAMNAVIQAQEEIQLLGPFGNEVNSWLIQQTKATRVAIATELNVPSETITLTEDVTVGCNIAMWGIEWQAGDHILLTDCEHPGIIATAKEIARRFSVEVSTCPIMATLNEGDSVAVIAQHLRPRTRMLVLSHVLWNTGQVLPLDKISEVCRNNDTKLMVDAAQSVGLLPLNLTELGVDFYAFTGHKWLCGPPGVGGLYVRPQIRESLYPTFVGWRSVVVDGQAQPVKWQDSGERYEIATSAYPFYVGLTEAISVHQQWGTPQKRYEQICHNSEYLWQKLMQVSGIKCLRNSPPESGLVSFELESNQSKSSLELVTFLESKKIFTRTILDPDCVRACVHYFTLESEMDRLVEEIQKFFN, encoded by the coding sequence ATGACGAGTATATCTGCTAAGCAAACAACCTTACATCAGTATCGACAAGAATTTCCGGCTTTAGCCAATAAAGCTTATTTTAACTTCGGAGGTCAAGGACCAATGCCTTCTTCGGCGATGAATGCCGTAATTCAAGCTCAGGAGGAGATTCAACTACTAGGTCCTTTTGGGAATGAAGTTAATAGCTGGCTTATACAACAGACTAAAGCAACAAGAGTAGCAATTGCAACCGAACTCAATGTACCATCGGAAACTATAACTCTTACAGAAGATGTAACCGTTGGCTGCAATATTGCAATGTGGGGTATTGAGTGGCAAGCAGGAGACCATATACTGCTTACAGACTGCGAACATCCGGGGATTATCGCCACAGCTAAGGAAATCGCACGAAGATTTTCTGTCGAAGTTAGTACCTGCCCAATCATGGCGACTTTAAATGAGGGCGATTCTGTAGCAGTAATTGCTCAACACTTACGTCCGCGTACTCGTATGTTGGTATTAAGCCACGTACTTTGGAACACGGGACAAGTTTTACCTTTGGACAAAATATCGGAAGTTTGTAGAAACAACGATACAAAATTAATGGTAGATGCAGCCCAATCTGTAGGATTATTACCATTAAATTTAACAGAATTGGGTGTAGATTTTTACGCTTTTACAGGTCACAAATGGTTGTGCGGACCTCCCGGTGTTGGCGGTTTGTACGTGCGTCCTCAAATCAGAGAAAGTCTTTATCCTACCTTTGTAGGCTGGCGTAGCGTAGTTGTTGACGGTCAAGCTCAGCCTGTAAAATGGCAAGACAGTGGCGAAAGATATGAAATTGCAACCTCCGCTTATCCTTTCTACGTTGGTTTAACCGAAGCTATTTCAGTACATCAACAATGGGGAACACCGCAAAAACGTTACGAACAAATTTGTCACAATAGCGAGTATCTGTGGCAAAAGTTGATGCAGGTATCGGGTATAAAATGTTTGCGGAATTCTCCCCCCGAATCCGGTTTAGTTTCCTTTGAATTAGAAAGTAATCAATCTAAAAGCAGTTTAGAACTAGTAACATTTTTAGAATCAAAAAAAATATTTACACGTACAATTCTAGACCCCGATTGTGTCCGTGCTTGCGTCCATTACTTTACTTTAGAATCGGAAATGGATCGGTTGGTTGAGGAAATTCAGAAGTTTTTTAATTAG